The genomic window AGATTTCAGGATAAAGTTGTATTAATAACAGGTGCTTCTGGAGGGATTGGGATAAAGGCAGCAGAGCTTTTTCAAGCGGAAGGAGCTAAACTCGCTTTAGTCGATTTAAATAAAGAAGCTTTAGAGAAAGCATCTGTTGAAGCAAACCTAGACAAAGACAAAACATTGCTAGTAGCTGGAGATGTTTCTAAAGAGAATGATGTCCAAGCATTTGTAGAGAATACTGTTGATCACTATGGACAAATTGATATTTTTATTAATAATGCAGGAATTAATGGTGAATTTGGTTTGTTAACCGAACAAACCCTTGATAATTTTCAAAATGTCTTAAATGTAAATACAACAGGTGTGTTTCTTGGGCTGAAGTACGTGATGCAAGTGATGAAAAAACAACAAAATGGTGTTATCGTGAATACAGCTTCCAACGGTGGGCTGCTTGGCGCACCTGGAATGGGTCCTTATGTGGCGTCAAAACATGCTGTGATTGCATTAACGAAAACGGCTGCTTTGGAAGGTGCTGCGGAAAATATTCGCGTTGTAGCTGTTGCACCTTCTGGAGTAGATACAGCCATGATTCGTTCAATTGAACAAAATACAAACCCAGATAACGTCGATGAAGCACGTAAACAATTCGAAGCGAGTGTTCCGCTTAATCGCTATGCAACAGTAGAAGAGATTGCTAAACTAATGTTGTTTTTATCCTCTGAAGAGGCATCCTTTATCACGGGTAGCTATTATCGGATTGATGGTGGACAAGGGGCAACGTCTGTTTAAATAGCGTTGATGAATCGAAAAAGACGTAAATGTGAAAGAACCTTGTATTCTTTTCGTTAGGTTTTGAATTTCGTCTATTTCCTGCTATGCTAGATCTACAAAAAACTAATGGATAGGGTCTATGGATAAAAAAGGAGGCGATGTAAAAGTGGCTAGGAAGGTTCTCTATGTCTTCATTGCACTTTTACTTGTCAGTGTAGCAGGTATTGTTTTAGTGAATTACATTCCTGAGGAGACGACGATAGAAGAAGAGATTACTCGTTATGAAAGTGAAAACGGTGAAATCACATCTATTCAAATCATACAAGAGTCAAGTGAACGTTCACATTCAACCAGAAGAGAAGTGACGATAGATGACCGTGATAAAATCATGGAACTCTTTGATGGAGCGACCGAACTCGTTCCGAATGACCGTGCACCAACGGTAACGTATCATCTAGAAGTTGAAACAACAGAGCAATCCATTTATACAGCACCGACCATTCTTGTGAGCGATGCCACCTTTGCCTGGGGAGAGAATCGCTTTCATGTTAATGGAGAAAATACGTTATTTGAAGCGATTGAAACAGGTGATTTTGATTGGACGACTGACGAAGAATAGCTCGATAGAGAGGCCTTTTGCGAAGGTCTCTTTTTTTTATTTAACGATTCATTTTAGTGGTAGATTATCTGCCCACTTCTCTTAAGAAAGTGGAAAACTTTGTTAAGCTAAAGTAAACAAAGGTAGATGGAGGGAGTGTGGCAAATGAAGAAACAGGTAGGACTAGCAGTTGGGATAGGTGTAGGTAGTACCCTTGCAACTCAAGGAGTCTATGCAGAAGAATTTCCTTTACATACAATGGATGCTCAGGAGGCAGAAGGTCAACATTATGTACCCTCAACAGTGGACAATGTTCGCTGGGGAGAACTACCAAACCGGACAAGTGCACCGGTATTAAAGATGGAATCAGGCGAAACCATTACATTTGATACAGTTTCAGCTGAAGGGCTACTTGATGATCAAGGCAGAGATCCTGTTTCTTACTTTGGTCAGTATGGTGTGAAGCCAAAAGATATTCTTTCCGAAGCGATTGCCATTGCGGAATCCGATATTGTCAATCTATTCGGCGAACATGGCCCTCATATTGTGACAGGGCCAGTTGAAATTAAAGGGGCAGAACCAGGCGATGTATTAAAAGTAGAAACGTTGTCACTCACGCCGCGGGTTCCATACGGCGTTATTTCAAACCGACACGGTCGTGGTGCATTACCTGGAGAATTTCCTGAAAATGAAGGACCAGCTGAAGAAGCAAGTGTTGAAAATCCAGAATGGTTTCATAACGTATCCGTTTTCACCCCTATTACAATGCGAAACGGGCAATGGTATGGTGAAATTCCAGGAGAAGATGTGTTTTTTCCACTTCAACCTTTCATGGGAATGATGGGCGTTGCAACCGACACGACCGAAAGAGTAGACAGTGTCCCTCCTACCCGAACAGGTGGGAATATTGATATCAATGACTTAGGTGTAGGGTCAACCCTTTACTTACCGATTGAAGTGGAAGGCGGCCTGTTTTACACTGGTGATCCTCATTTTTCACAAGGAGATGGGGAAGTCGCGTTGAGTGCTCTTGAAGGGTCGCTTCGGGTAACCTTTCGTTTGTCGTTATTAAAAAAAGGTGATCCAGGTATACCCGGAAACGCTCATACGTTTACCCAACCAATTGGTGAAACAGAAGACTATTGGTTGCCAATTGGTCTTGATGAAGATTTAAATGAAGCGATGAAAGATGCCACACGTCAATCGATCGACTTCTTGGAGCATCATTACGGTATGGACCGTGCTAAAGCACTTGCTTACTTAAGCGCAGCAACAGATTTTGAAGTTTCACAAGTAGTGGATCGAACGAAAGGAATTAATGGAAAAATTCGAAAAGCGGATTTTGAAAAAAGGCTGCCCAATGAAGTAGCAGCAACAACAGAAGGTGGACAGTTACCACAGACATCGACTAACTATGTTGCGTGGATAATTGGGGGCTTAAGTGTTGTAGGAGCAGCTTTTGCACTAGGTAGAAGAAAGAAACGATCTGTATAAGAAAAAGAGGCTCAGCATGGCTGTGTCTCTTTTTCTTTTCATGTAAATGAAACATTTTGTTCCAGTAACCGTAGAACATACAAAGGAAACAAGGAGGCGACGGCATGAAACAGGAATGGTTTACTTATGCGATTACGATAGCAGCGCTGACATTTGTTGGCTTCACTTCTTTTAATAACACGGCAGCTGCCCTCATATTCGGCATTGGAAGTGGAAGTATTTTTGGCTGGGTCATTGCCTCTATTCCGAAAATAAAACAATGATACTTTACTGTTATCACATTCGTTTATCAAGTTAAAAAAAGGAGCGCCTTTTATGTTTCGTTCATATCGTCAATGGAAACGCCGAAAGAAAGTAAATAAAGTAAAGGAAGGTGACGGGCACGCGCTAAAACCATTCCGTTTTTGGCAGCCATTCACGCGCTCTTTATTTTACTTGGAACTTACTGGTGATGAAGGTGAAACCCATGTGTATGCAGTGAACGTTCATTTTTTTAGCGAAGATAACACGGCAGAGTTATACCTTGATGGTAAGCATATGGCCACCTCAAGTCTTCCGGCGGCTTTCCCTGTACCTGGTGGTGTCATTGAAGTTGGAGCAACAGATTATGGCTTAAGTCGAATGCATTATGTGAGGGAAAGTGATCAACGAGAATACGTGTTACAGCCGGATAAGCGCTCGGGTGAAGGGTTGCGTCTAAGATTGGATCAACGGTTTCCTATAACAAGCAAAAGTTTAGGTCTGTCTGCGGTTATGGTATTGCTCGTCTCACTTATTCTCGGGTTACCACAATTACTAGAGCTCGTTACAAGCATACCGTGGATTCACGAACATATCGGCACTTTCCAGTCTCCAATTACGCTACCTGATTGGGTGAATACAACCCTAATTGTTGCTTCTGTCCTAGCTGGGATTGAGCGCGCGCTGCTGTTAAGAAATCATTGGCTCATTGATATGGAAACAGGCTATTGGGATAGCTAATAGAATCGTAAGAATGCGCGGTTTAGGTTATGATGTAGTTGGTATTATTTCGAATGGAGCGTATGCTTCTTAATGAATGTGGGGAGTAAGATGGAAGCTATTTTTATTATTCAGTTAGTCGTAGTACTATTCGTAAGCTCCATTGTACAATTTGTCTTGAAGAAGAAAGTAAAGCGATTTACGACTTCTTTTATTCATGCATCGATTATGTTAACGGTTTTACCAATCATATGGGCAAGAGGTTTTGAATTGCAGGCTGTCCAAGTCACTTTTTTAAATCATCAATTTCTCTACTTTATATCAGCATTTATGCTCGGCATTTGGGGCTTATTCTTGTATTTAATGGTAAGAGAAAATAAGAAAGAAACGGAAAACGCACTCTCTTAAGATGATGAGAGTGCGTTTTTGTGAATTATTTGAGCGTCCATCCATCTGGTAATGTATACGTCATTAAAACATCTGTTTCCTTTAACCGCTCACGAACATAAGAAGAAGTGGATGTTAACGTCGTGTCTGCATAAGCTGGGTGACACATAATCTCTACAGATTGTACGCCTTTATGATCGTCAAGGATGGTGTCTAACTCCTTATGATTGACTCCTTGTTTGTAAAACCTTTCATCAAATGCCTCTGTATACAGCTGCGTCTGTCGAGGCATCTCCTCAAAATTTTGCCGCCAGGGAAGTTGATACACTGCCGCTAGTTCTTCTATTACTGGACGTAGATGAGCCCAATTATGGATGTGATGATGGCTATCTAAATGACTAGGTGTTAACCCGAAGTCTAAGAATGTTTCAATTTGCTTCGTCCATTCTCGTAGCACGTCAGCTGGATTGATCAGACGTTCGTTTCGTTGTTCCAGAAGAGGTCTAAATTGACCAAACTGATTTGTAAGGCTTGGAACGTTATCAGCCAAAGGTGTACCGATTGTTAAGGCAAGGTGAACACCTACACGTAAGCTAGGGTGCTGGTGCGCAAGGGCAACGGCATGACGCGTGCCAGGCATATTTACAAGCATGGTCGTAGAAGAAACGACTCCATGTAAGTGGCAATCTAAAATACCGTAGTTGACTCCCCGTGATAACCCGAAATCATCTGCATTAAAAACAACAGTAGGCATGTTCGCTAAACCTCCATTAACTGTAGTGTCGTTCAATTTGAAAACTTGCTCGTTCCCCATGGAAATAGGTTTGCGAGTGCTCCGCAATCGTCCCATCTTCTAAGTAAGCGAGCGTTTCCAAGTAAAAGCACGGTGTCTGTTCTTCAGACGCAAGATGTGTGGCAATAGAAGGATCCATCGTCGTTAGTTGAAGGTGTTCCTCTGTTCGTGCAATACGGACGCTGTAGTGATCTCTCAGTGTAGAATACAAAGAAACGGAGCATTGTTCCTCTGTAATACCTGGAGCAATGGTCCAAGGAACATAAGCGATCTCATACTGTAAAGGTTTTTCATCGACGTAACGAACGCGAATGACTTTTTGAATGGCAGCATTGGCATCCGTGTGTAATAAATGGGACAACTCTTCATCAGCCGGGATAACTTGTAATGACAATACCTTAATGAAAGGTTTTTTTCCTTGTGAAGTGACTTGTTCCGTAAAAGAGGTAACCGTTTGGGATAAATTTGTGCGTATTTTCGGCTCCGCGACAAAAGTACCTTGTCCTTGTCTTCGAACCACATAGCCTTCCTGGCTGAGCTGTTGAAGAGCAGTACGGACAGTGGTGCGACTCACACCATATGTGTCACAAAACTCAGCTTCAGTCGGAAGTTGTGATTGAGGTGCGTATTCGTTTGCTTCTATCTTTTCAATAATGTTTTCTTTGATTTGCTGGTGCATCGCAGACATTGGCATGACCCCTCCAGATTCTATACCTTTATTGTATCATAAATGATGGGAAGTTTTCATACAAAGGTAATGACAAAATAGAGAATTACTTTTAAAGTTGTTATTACAAATAGTGCTGTACATTTCTTATTTGTTATGATAAATTGTAGTTGTATTAAGAAAGCGATTTCAATAAACAGTTATACCTACAAATAGAGTAGTAACAGGAGGGGCTATATGATGTTGAAGCTTGTCATCATAGGTGGAGGATCTAGCTATACGCCAGAAATTATAGAGGGCATGATTGACCGTCACGATCAATTCCCTGTGACGGAAATAGCGCTAGTGGATATTGAAAAAGGAAAACAAAAGCTAGACGTCATTTCACGTTTAGCAAAGCGAATGGTCAAAAAATCAGGAAAAGACATTACGATTACAGCTAGCCTTGATCGTCGAAAGGCATTAAAACATGCTGACTTCGTGACAAGTCAAATTCGAGTGGGGGGATTGAAAGCCAGAGAAAAAGACGAACGAATTCCACTTTCTTACGGTGCTTTAGGGCAGGAAACAAATGGTGCAGGAGGAATCTTTAAAGCTTTGCGAACGATACCGATTTTGTTAGAGGTTTCAAAGGATATGGCTGAGCTTTGTCCAAATGCATGGCTGATCAACTTCACGAATCCTGCTGGAATGGTAACAGAAGCTTTGTTGAAATATGGTTCTCATAAACGCGTCATCGGTGTGTGTAACATTCCATTTAATATGCGAACAGGTGTGGCAGAAATTCTAGGCTGCCAGACGGAAGACGTTGAAATTGAATTTATTGGCTTAAATCATTTTGTATTTGGTCGTCGCGTGCTTGTAAAAGGAGTGGACTATACATCGATTGTAATTGAGCGATTAAAAGATCCGTCAAATCAATATTCACCAGCAAATATCGTATCAGAAGGATGGTCGTCTACATTTTTATCTTCTTTTATGATGCTGCCGAATCCTTACCATAGCTATTACTTTAAAGGGGCAGAGATGCTAGAGAAAAGTTTGAAAGAGTATTGGGAGAATGGAACACGGGCTGAAGTCGTCCAGCAAGTAGAAGAAGAGCTCTTTAAAAAATATGACGATAAAGAGTTAACAGAAAAGCCTACCGAACTTGAGAAAAGAGGAGGGGCTTTCTATAGCGATGCTGCTTGTAACGTTATGACAAGTATCTATACAAATAAAGGCGATATTCAAACCGTTAACGTTCAAAATAATGGAACCATATCAGACTTACCGAACGATGCTGTCATTGAAACCAACGCTGTCATGGGGGCAGAGGGACCACGACCAATTTCGATAGGAGCGCTTCCACTCTCGATTCGAGGCATCATTCAATTGATGAAGAATATGGAGGAATTGGTCATTGAAGCAGCTGTAAAAGGCGATCGTGAGCGCCTGTATCAAGCGTTAGTCATCAATCCTCTTGTTCGAGAAGAAACGCTTGCAAACGATTTAATGGAAGAGTTATTGGAAGCACATAAAGAAGATTTGCCACAATTTTATCAGCAAGTATAAAAAGGGGGAATTTTTATGATGCAATGGTTAGAAAGAAATGTTGTGCCGGTAGCGGGGAAAATTGGCGCACAAAGGCATTTAGTTGCCATTCGAGATGGGTTCGTGAGCGTCATTCCTCTAATTATTATTGGCTCGTTTGCCATCCTACTTAACAATTTTCCACTACCGACAATCGAACGATACCAAGCGTTTATGATGGGGAT from Shouchella hunanensis includes these protein-coding regions:
- a CDS encoding SDR family NAD(P)-dependent oxidoreductase, with translation MRFQDKVVLITGASGGIGIKAAELFQAEGAKLALVDLNKEALEKASVEANLDKDKTLLVAGDVSKENDVQAFVENTVDHYGQIDIFINNAGINGEFGLLTEQTLDNFQNVLNVNTTGVFLGLKYVMQVMKKQQNGVIVNTASNGGLLGAPGMGPYVASKHAVIALTKTAALEGAAENIRVVAVAPSGVDTAMIRSIEQNTNPDNVDEARKQFEASVPLNRYATVEEIAKLMLFLSSEEASFITGSYYRIDGGQGATSV
- a CDS encoding acetamidase/formamidase family protein, which translates into the protein MKKQVGLAVGIGVGSTLATQGVYAEEFPLHTMDAQEAEGQHYVPSTVDNVRWGELPNRTSAPVLKMESGETITFDTVSAEGLLDDQGRDPVSYFGQYGVKPKDILSEAIAIAESDIVNLFGEHGPHIVTGPVEIKGAEPGDVLKVETLSLTPRVPYGVISNRHGRGALPGEFPENEGPAEEASVENPEWFHNVSVFTPITMRNGQWYGEIPGEDVFFPLQPFMGMMGVATDTTERVDSVPPTRTGGNIDINDLGVGSTLYLPIEVEGGLFYTGDPHFSQGDGEVALSALEGSLRVTFRLSLLKKGDPGIPGNAHTFTQPIGETEDYWLPIGLDEDLNEAMKDATRQSIDFLEHHYGMDRAKALAYLSAATDFEVSQVVDRTKGINGKIRKADFEKRLPNEVAATTEGGQLPQTSTNYVAWIIGGLSVVGAAFALGRRKKRSV
- the chbG gene encoding chitin disaccharide deacetylase produces the protein MPTVVFNADDFGLSRGVNYGILDCHLHGVVSSTTMLVNMPGTRHAVALAHQHPSLRVGVHLALTIGTPLADNVPSLTNQFGQFRPLLEQRNERLINPADVLREWTKQIETFLDFGLTPSHLDSHHHIHNWAHLRPVIEELAAVYQLPWRQNFEEMPRQTQLYTEAFDERFYKQGVNHKELDTILDDHKGVQSVEIMCHPAYADTTLTSTSSYVRERLKETDVLMTYTLPDGWTLK
- a CDS encoding GntR family transcriptional regulator translates to MSAMHQQIKENIIEKIEANEYAPQSQLPTEAEFCDTYGVSRTTVRTALQQLSQEGYVVRRQGQGTFVAEPKIRTNLSQTVTSFTEQVTSQGKKPFIKVLSLQVIPADEELSHLLHTDANAAIQKVIRVRYVDEKPLQYEIAYVPWTIAPGITEEQCSVSLYSTLRDHYSVRIARTEEHLQLTTMDPSIATHLASEEQTPCFYLETLAYLEDGTIAEHSQTYFHGERASFQIERHYS
- a CDS encoding 6-phospho-beta-glucosidase: MMLKLVIIGGGSSYTPEIIEGMIDRHDQFPVTEIALVDIEKGKQKLDVISRLAKRMVKKSGKDITITASLDRRKALKHADFVTSQIRVGGLKAREKDERIPLSYGALGQETNGAGGIFKALRTIPILLEVSKDMAELCPNAWLINFTNPAGMVTEALLKYGSHKRVIGVCNIPFNMRTGVAEILGCQTEDVEIEFIGLNHFVFGRRVLVKGVDYTSIVIERLKDPSNQYSPANIVSEGWSSTFLSSFMMLPNPYHSYYFKGAEMLEKSLKEYWENGTRAEVVQQVEEELFKKYDDKELTEKPTELEKRGGAFYSDAACNVMTSIYTNKGDIQTVNVQNNGTISDLPNDAVIETNAVMGAEGPRPISIGALPLSIRGIIQLMKNMEELVIEAAVKGDRERLYQALVINPLVREETLANDLMEELLEAHKEDLPQFYQQV